From one Desulfuromonas acetoxidans DSM 684 genomic stretch:
- a CDS encoding TolC family outer membrane protein, whose product MLTGNKKQLSLGVLFIGVFLFVVSSASAETTLQESVSSALKTNPQLQILQHNQRAVGHQVNQVRSGYFPRLDLTLGYGTEAHDDEITRARGDDDTFQDRGEAALQLTQLLYDGGETSRRVAAEKEKFASAQKRVLDNAEAIALDAVIAHMQVYRQQELVQLAEKNVKDHEDIIGMLEELQEAGAGSVADVVQAQGRLARSRASLANARSDLRQAQANYLRVVGHPLDEATFNTLVAAVAPATLEQALELTECGNPKVLALKANMREANQRVAVVGSKFYPKTHLELRTSYEEEVESSQTYERNHQAMVRLRWNLLNGGADYYERKAAASRFSQTSSEHSNQLLDVLEETRNTWAEYEAAQESKAAYYDAVDYNNKTLDSYLKQFRVSQRTLLDVLDARNELYQSSGQLVTSRVNEVIAAYRLRALAGQLNETLEIQPRLFEVAMSE is encoded by the coding sequence ATGTTGACGGGAAATAAAAAACAATTGAGTTTGGGCGTGCTGTTTATTGGCGTTTTCTTATTCGTTGTTTCATCTGCCAGTGCAGAAACAACGTTGCAGGAAAGTGTCAGTTCAGCTCTGAAAACGAATCCACAACTACAAATCCTTCAACATAACCAGCGTGCTGTCGGTCACCAGGTCAATCAAGTGCGTTCCGGATATTTCCCACGTCTCGATCTGACCCTGGGCTATGGAACCGAAGCCCATGATGACGAAATAACCCGGGCTCGTGGTGATGATGACACGTTTCAGGACCGTGGTGAAGCGGCGTTACAACTGACTCAGCTTCTTTATGATGGTGGGGAAACGTCACGCCGGGTTGCTGCTGAAAAAGAGAAATTCGCTTCTGCACAGAAGCGTGTTCTGGATAATGCTGAAGCCATTGCTCTGGATGCTGTCATTGCTCACATGCAGGTCTATCGTCAGCAGGAGTTGGTGCAACTGGCTGAGAAAAATGTCAAAGACCATGAGGATATTATCGGCATGCTTGAGGAACTTCAGGAGGCCGGTGCCGGAAGTGTCGCCGATGTGGTTCAGGCCCAGGGGCGTCTGGCACGCTCACGTGCTTCTCTGGCAAACGCCCGGAGTGACTTGCGCCAAGCTCAAGCCAATTATCTGCGGGTTGTCGGTCATCCCCTTGATGAAGCGACCTTCAATACGTTGGTTGCTGCAGTTGCCCCTGCAACTCTGGAGCAGGCTCTGGAGCTGACCGAATGTGGTAATCCGAAAGTGTTGGCATTGAAGGCCAATATGCGCGAAGCCAACCAGCGCGTTGCTGTGGTTGGGTCCAAATTTTATCCCAAAACCCATTTGGAACTGCGCACCAGCTACGAGGAAGAGGTGGAAAGTTCTCAGACCTATGAGCGCAATCATCAGGCTATGGTCCGTCTACGCTGGAATCTGCTGAACGGTGGAGCGGATTATTATGAACGCAAGGCGGCAGCATCGCGGTTCTCGCAAACCTCGTCAGAGCATAGCAATCAACTTCTTGATGTTTTGGAAGAAACGCGCAACACTTGGGCGGAATATGAGGCTGCTCAGGAGAGCAAAGCGGCGTATTATGACGCCGTTGATTACAACAATAAGACCCTGGACAGCTATTTGAAACAATTCCGCGTTTCGCAACGGACATTGCTGGATGTGCTTGATGCGCGCAACGAATTGTATCAATCTTCGGGGCAATTGGTGACCAGCCGTGTCAATGAAGTGATCGCTGCTTATCGGTTACGGGCTCTTGCCGGTCAGCTTAACGAAACCTTAGAAATTCAGCCGCGGCTTTTCGAAGTCGCAATGTCAGAATAA